Within candidate division WOR-3 bacterium, the genomic segment CTTGTGCCTTTGGTCCATCAATGAGATATTCAATCCAACCAAAGGAATCAACAATAATCATAGTCTTTCCCTATCCTCGCGCAACCCATCTTTTTTTACACCCTTTAGAAATCCACGCATCTCCTTGATATTTATCTCGGGAATGAGAATTATTAGCCCATCCTTAGTTATAATCTGTAATTTTTGTCCTTTTTTTAATCCCAACGGCTCCCGCAATTTCTTAGGTATCAAAATTTGATATTTAGGTGACAAAACTGTCTCCATGTAAACCTCCTTCTCATCGAACAATATATTGTATGCCAAATTTATAATTT encodes:
- a CDS encoding AbrB/MazE/SpoVT family DNA-binding domain-containing protein, producing METVLSPKYQILIPKKLREPLGLKKGQKLQIITKDGLIILIPEINIKEMRGFLKGVKKDGLREDRERL